A segment of the Echinicola strongylocentroti genome:
TTGTTAATCCTACATATGTCCCACCAAAAAAGATTACTCAATATCATTTACTGACAAACACACCATTATCCCGTATTCGCCCCATCCATTCAGGCCATCACACGGCTTTACGGTCCTGTTTTAGCCTAGACGCCAAGCCATCAAAAATAGCAGCGCAAAACAGCCAACTTACTTGACATCCACATTGGGCACATTAGGGCACTCCACCTGTCTAAAGCCAAGTGCCTCTAATACATGAATTTTGCTGTTCGGGATTTGTCATCCAGAACCTAGATAACGGGGATTTGAAATCCCCGTTATCTAAACCCGGAATATGCATTAGCCTATCTACGCCACGGCGCACAGGTGTTGCGACCTGAAATTGCTTCAAAATCAGTCGTTTCACTTTAGTTTTCGACATAACCGTAGCGGTGCTACGCTAATGCCTCCAAACTAACTGATTTTCTTGCACTTTCAGCTCTCACTACGATTCCCAACGCATAATCCGGGCTAAACCTGGAATCGCTTCAAAACCTGGCTTAGGTAGCTTAGGCTCTTCTTACTTGTCTTGATTTCACTGCTTAAATGTCACTTTAAAAGCGTGGGCATAATTTCCATGTTTGGCATTGGGCAATTGTATCATCAGGGCTTCATCCGTTCTTTGCCAACTAAGCTGCTGGTTATCGCCCAATAGCTGGATAGAACTGATTTGCTGATCCAAATAGCCTTCGGCCTTGCCCAAACTCCGGACCGCAAGGCTATCACTTGGCCAGCCCAAAACGGTAATGTACAGGTGGTTGTCCTTTGTCGTAAACCGGATATCTTTTGATGTAGCAGGAGGATTTTTATGTTCTGATAAGTGCCCTTCGGTAATTTCCTGCGGCCCTTCTCCATATATCTTCCAAGGTCTGGTTCCGTATATAGCTTCTCCATTTACAGATAACCATTCTCCTAATTCAAGCAATCGGCTCTCTACTGCTTCGGGAATTTTCCCATCTGGTGTCGGGGGAATATTCAGCAACAAAGAACCGTTTTTGCTTACTACATCCACCAAAAAATCCACTATTCTGTTGGCAGACTTATACCTTGGATTCGCTATATAAGACCACGCTTCCCAGTCAATCGAATCATCTGTAAGCCAAGGAAAATCCTTTTTCTCACTCATTCTGGATCGCTCTAGGTCAAGCACGGCACTTCCTTCTGCCATATCTTCTGACTTATAAGTGCAGACTACTTCCCGATCCCATTCCAAGGCCTTGTTGTAATAATTGGCCAAAAACTGTTTTCTGTACTCCTCTCCAATAATGTCCATTTTATTGTCAAACCAGATCATGTCCGGCTGGTAGTTATCCATCAATTCATCCAACCTGTCCAACCACTCTTGGTTAAATGCGTCGTCCGGTAACGGATCAGTGGGGGTATTCGCCATTACGAAGGTACCTTTGGGTACTTTTGGGCCATAGAGGCCTTCCCATTTGGGATTACCAGCATCCACCTGCGTGTCCCAAGTAGGAAACCAACTGTACAGCCAATGTCGGTGATAGGTAATGATGAATTTCATTTCCTCTTCACGAATAGCCTTTTCCATTTCACCCACTATATCACGATGGGGTCCCATGTCCATGGCATCCCATGTCGTGAGCTTACTGTCCCACATCGCAAATCCATCAGCATGCTCAGCCACCGGCCCGGCAAACTGGGCGCCGGCTTTCTTAAACAGTTTCGCCCAAGCACCCGCATCAAAGTTCTCCGCTGTAAACATGGGTATGAAATCCTTGTACCCAAATTCATCCAAAGGACCATAGGTCTGTTCATGGTATTTTCTGATAGGATTTCCTTCGATGTACATATGATGGCTGTACCATTCCGTTTTATGGGCAGGTACGGAATAGGGCCCCCAGTGGAAATAAATACCAAACTTAGCATCCTCAAACCACTCAGGAACGGGATGTTTCTGTAGAGATGACCACTCAGGCTGGTATTTTTTCTCCTCCTGTTGGGAAGACTTACAGCCCACGAGCACCGTCATGTACCCCACTGCCACTACGAATCTTATAACATTTGTCATCTTTATCATTGTATTTTACTTTATCGCTTTACACCAAGATTATCAAGACCTAATACTGCCGTCCTTACTTCCCTTCACATAGGGAATAGTTAGTATTCAGAAAACCACTCAGATAACTGGAACCCATTTAGCCAGATACCTTTACCTTCATGACCATTGATATAGACCACGGTCTCCCTTCCTTCTTCTACCTTAATATAAACCGTGGCTATCCCGGGTTGGGCTTCTTGCATGTTCTTTCCTTCAGTTACTTTCACTACTTCCTCGGATTGGTCACTTTTGATCGTCAATGAACGCTCATGGGGAATATCCAAGATCCTGATATGCTTTAATTTCTCCTTGTTCGGGTCCATTTCATCAGAGTTGCTTTGAGGCGCATGATGCCAAGTCTTTAGTCGGTAAGTACCAGCGGGCAACCCTGAAAAAGTAAGCTGAATGCCCTTATCATCGATACCAAGAAGGCCATCTCCATAAACAAAACCATATTTGCCAATGACATTCATTTCTCCCAGCCATCTGATTATTCCTTCCCCACTGGTAGTGGTCACCCGGACGGTGGCTTCCTCAAATCCCGGTATTTCATAATTGGATGCTTCCTCCTCTTTTCCCAACCAATATTCCCATCCAAACTGCACCAGTTGGTCGTTGGCTCCTATGTCCACGTTTGTGGAAGTAAAATCATATATCGGCTTGGCCTGTGATATCATCCTATCAGGTTCGTTGGGCACTAGCTGTACACTGGCCATCCCTGACTCGAGTCCTTTTGCTGAGGCTTTGATGGTGACAGTACCCGGTACCTTCCCGGCCCTGATCAGTGCAGGAGCCACCCCGTATTCGGTAAACATCGGATTGGCATTAATATCCTTGCTGTCTCCGATGACTGAAGCATCGCCTTCCACAGAAAATTGCACTTTATCATCATAATCCCTGACCACAGTGCCATTTTCATCGACCACCTTTGCATAGGTCATCAATATATCTGATCCATCTGCCGTAAAATCCCTTCCTACGGTATCCACTTCCAAAACAATCCTTCTTGGTTTTTTGGGTGTCCTCCGGACAAAGAAAACCGGCTCTCCACCGCTATTGGCCGCTACTGCTTTTAATGTTCCCTCTTCATACGTGACATCATTGAATACAAACGGGGCATGGTGAAGACCAATGAAGGCAGTGTCCTGGGAAGGCTTCTTTCTAGCTATTTCTTTATCATTCACATACAACACCACTTCAGGTACATTACTGAATACGGTGATACTGTCCCTTCCGGCGGTCCAATCTTGGGGAATATAGATAAAAGGCTCCTCTTTCATCTCCGCCTTGTACCAATGCAGGTCTGGCCGTGGATACCTAAAAATGGTCATAGCTCCACTTCGTGTCCTGTCTATGGGGTCATTGGCCTTGTCATGGCTAGGATGAAAAGTATAGTAGGCATGCGCCGTCCAGGAAATCAATCCCGTCATCAATGTATCAGCTCGAAACGGAGCCAGGGCTTTAGGACCTGCATGGCCTTCCATCGCAAACATCGGTTCGGACCGATCCCAAATAAAAGGCCCATACAGCATATTGGCATTGATATCGGTAAGGCCAGAAGACTGCCAGCCAGTCCACCGGGCTCCTTGTGAGGCCGTTAACCGCGTAGGATCCTCTTGCTTTGCGGTATTGTGTACCCTCGGCACATACCCGCGGTGGTTGATCCCTCCGCCCCATATCACCACAGAAGGGTGATTGCGGTGATTGCGGATCATGGTCCGCTCGGCTTTTTCGAAATTCTCCCACCATTGCGGGTTTTTGCTCATATCAATCCAAGAAGGAGCCTCCTCATACACCAAGATCCCTAACCGGTCACAAGCATCCAAAATAGCATCATCCTGTGGGTAGTGGGCCGTCCTCATTACATTAAAACCAAACTCCTTGAATTGGAGCATGTCCTTATAGTGTAGAGAATTGGGCACCGCATCACCGACATACGGGTATTGCTGATGGCGGTTAAAGCCAATGAGCTCTATGGGTTTTCCATTGAGGATAAACCCCTGCTGCGGATCCAGCTCGAATTTCCTAATGCCCAGATTATTTTCTACATAATCCACCGTCTGATCATTCACCACCACCACGGAGTTGACCCGATATAAGTAAGGGTTATCAATACCCCACAACTGTACATTATCTTCCAAGCTTCCTATTTGATTATATTGATAGGATTGCCCTGCAGGAATCTTGGCAGTTTGGGCCAAACGCATCACGACCATGCCTTCCTGATCTATGATCCGTGTCAAAACCTTTGCTTCTACAGGTTCGGGCAGGTCATTTTTTACGGATGTTTTCACATTGATCGTGGCATTCCTGTTTACTGGATCCACTGTAGGCGTAGTGATGGTCACCCCAGAAGTCATCGATTCCCAATTGAACCCTACGTGAACGGGGTGGGTCTGGACAAGGTAAACATCCCGGTATAGCCCACTGAACTTCACATAATCAAATGGTCCTGGATCTGGCGGAACCGCCTCGTTACGGCGGTTGTCGACCAAAAGGGTAATTTGATTGGAAGTCCCCTTCTCCACATGGTCTGTAATATCAAAATGAAACGGGGTATACCCGCCTACCTCGTGTTTTCCCACATGCTTTCCATTCACCCATAAATCCGTTACCTGATGGGCTCCCTCAAACTCCAGGTACACTTTTTTGTCATTTTCGGGAACAGTGACCTGTCTTCTGTACCAGCCCACTTCCCGATGAAATTCCAACTGTGTTTTTTCATCCTGCATCCCATCCAATGCAAGGGAAGTCAAGGATAAGGTGTGGGGCAAGGTGACGGTTTCCCAAGAGCTGTCATCATAGCTTGCTCCGTAAAATCCTCCTTCTGGATCACCTAAATGAAATTTCCAATCCTGATTGATAGTGCTTTTGCTGCGGTCAGTGGACGGAAAGCCATGAGGTAGGGTTTGTGCCTGAACACCATTGTCCCAAATACCCCAGGTCAATATCAGCAAGACCAGCATGCTATTTTTCAAATCTTTCATCTGCCGTTTTATGTTAACTCGTTTATTACTCGTTTTTTAAAATCCTTTCTTCTGGCCGTATTCACTGGTAATAATCCCAAAAATCATATTCCATACCCAGCTGGGATTTGTTGTCATTCAGCTTTGCGGCCATTGCTTTCATCTCTTTTTGAAGCTCTTTGACTTTATCAAAATAGTTGGGATTTATCGCTAGATTATTGATCTCCCAAGGGTCTTTGGCGATGTTGAAGAGTTGGGTCACCTTGGACCCCGCCTGAAATCCCCCTAATTTCTTATTGCTATCTTTTGCCCTTACGTATTCAATTAATTTGTAATCTCCTTTCCTGTAGGCCCTTTGAAACTGCCGATAGGCATGGTAGGTATGATCCCTCACACTTTCTTCTTCTCCTCTGATGATAGGGGCTAAACTTTTGCCGTCTATGTTCTTTGGTATGGGGACGCCTGTAAGCTCTCCCAGGGTGGGTAAGATATCATGGATATAGGCAAAGGCCTGCTCCCTCCTGCCTTTTGCCCGAACTGCCCCTCCGCTGAATACAAAGGGCACGTGAATTCCATCTTCATCGTATAAGTTTTGTTTGCCAATCAAGCCATGATTACCTACAGCCAGTCCACTATCCCCTACCAGTACCACGATGGTATTCTCATATTCTCCAGTGGCTTTTAAGGTATTCACGACTTTGCCTATCTGGGCATCCAGGTGACTAATGATAGCGTAATAGTCCGCTAGCTCCTCTTTCATCCTATCCTCTGTCCTTGGCCAAGGGGCCAATTGCTCATCCCGCAAAAACATATGACCATTATCGAAGCCATGCATTGGCATATAAGATGGAGGAAGGTTAATTTGGGCAGAAGGATAGGCATTTCTAAATGACATCGGCGCTTGTCGGGGATCATGTGGGGCGTGAAAAGCCAGGTACATTAAAAATGGGGGCTTTTTATCGTAATCTTCCAAGAACTTTTTGGCTTCATGTGCATATATCTCGGAGGTATGGGGGCCTTGACCCTCGGTAGCAATAGGCCCGCTGGGCCCTACTCCTTCCAGGCCTTTTCGGTACCACTTGCCTTGATGGTCGGTCTTGATCACATATCCCTTCTCAAGCGGGTACTCTCCACTAGGATCCCAGTCCCACAGGGGCATGCGAAAGTGGTCTTCTAAATACATGCCTCTGCTCATCAATGCCGCCCCACTATCAAATGACCTTGCCAAAGAAGCGTTGTCTTGGTGCCACTTGCCTATGATATAGGTATAATAACCCGATTTCCTGAAGACCTCTCCTAGGGTGGGATGATTTGCCGGGATCGTATGGCCCGCTCCCTTTAGGTTAAAAACATTCCGGCCAGTCAACAGCATGGCCCTGCTCGCAACGCAGGTAGCTCCCGTAAACGCCCCCATCAGGTAGGCCCTGTCAAAGGACACTCCTTCTTCCACCAGCCTATCCATATTAGGGGTATCGACCTGCCCATCCATCAAGGCTCCCACCCCAGAATACCGATGATCATCCGTATAGATAATGACCACATTGGGCCTGTCCTGTCCCTGCAAGTCGGATACAACCAGCATGCCGAAGCTAATCAAGAGGCCGATAAAATAAACCGTTCCTTTAGTCTTCATCTTATCTCCAATCCTTTATCGGTGTTCACTAAATCGTAATTTTGGTAAACTCCATCCAACTGGTAATGCCGGACGTCCTCCAGGACTACTGCCGGCCGCTGTTCGGGTGATTTCACTTGCAGGTTTATTCCTGCCAGCCTCAGCCCAGTTACATGTCGCAAATAAAAAGCGGATGCCGGTAAGGTGCCTACCAAGCGGAACTCCGGCCACCATCCATCCAATACTTCCAATGTATATTCTGGCAAATCGACCCGATTGGCATCTTCTTCATTTCCTCCGCCAGGGTGGACAAAATGGATATTTGAAAAACTTATATCTTCGATGGGGTGCCCGGGCATCCCTGTAATAAAAAAACACGTGTTTTTGTCCATTTCAGCATTATCAATGGTCAAATGATCAAATGAAAACCCCTTCATCGCTTCCATAGGGTACATCTCTTCTAGTGCATCCACGCAGGCTTTTTGCTGGGCAAAAGTCATAAAAACTGGCCTTGGTACATTTTTCATCACCAAGTTGTTAAACACCATGTTTTTCATGGTACCACCTTCATTCATTTGAATTTTCAAGCCCGCATCCTGGATATTTCTAAAGGTACAATTGGAAACCGTTACCGATTCAAAATCCCCTCGGGACAATAACCCTATGCGCATTCCGGCCCACTTTGACGTAAACACACAATTGGTGACAGTAATGTCACGGCAT
Coding sequences within it:
- a CDS encoding sulfatase-like hydrolase/transferase — translated: MKTKGTVYFIGLLISFGMLVVSDLQGQDRPNVVIIYTDDHRYSGVGALMDGQVDTPNMDRLVEEGVSFDRAYLMGAFTGATCVASRAMLLTGRNVFNLKGAGHTIPANHPTLGEVFRKSGYYTYIIGKWHQDNASLARSFDSGAALMSRGMYLEDHFRMPLWDWDPSGEYPLEKGYVIKTDHQGKWYRKGLEGVGPSGPIATEGQGPHTSEIYAHEAKKFLEDYDKKPPFLMYLAFHAPHDPRQAPMSFRNAYPSAQINLPPSYMPMHGFDNGHMFLRDEQLAPWPRTEDRMKEELADYYAIISHLDAQIGKVVNTLKATGEYENTIVVLVGDSGLAVGNHGLIGKQNLYDEDGIHVPFVFSGGAVRAKGRREQAFAYIHDILPTLGELTGVPIPKNIDGKSLAPIIRGEEESVRDHTYHAYRQFQRAYRKGDYKLIEYVRAKDSNKKLGGFQAGSKVTQLFNIAKDPWEINNLAINPNYFDKVKELQKEMKAMAAKLNDNKSQLGMEYDFWDYYQ
- a CDS encoding glycoside hydrolase family 2 protein gives rise to the protein MKDLKNSMLVLLILTWGIWDNGVQAQTLPHGFPSTDRSKSTINQDWKFHLGDPEGGFYGASYDDSSWETVTLPHTLSLTSLALDGMQDEKTQLEFHREVGWYRRQVTVPENDKKVYLEFEGAHQVTDLWVNGKHVGKHEVGGYTPFHFDITDHVEKGTSNQITLLVDNRRNEAVPPDPGPFDYVKFSGLYRDVYLVQTHPVHVGFNWESMTSGVTITTPTVDPVNRNATINVKTSVKNDLPEPVEAKVLTRIIDQEGMVVMRLAQTAKIPAGQSYQYNQIGSLEDNVQLWGIDNPYLYRVNSVVVVNDQTVDYVENNLGIRKFELDPQQGFILNGKPIELIGFNRHQQYPYVGDAVPNSLHYKDMLQFKEFGFNVMRTAHYPQDDAILDACDRLGILVYEEAPSWIDMSKNPQWWENFEKAERTMIRNHRNHPSVVIWGGGINHRGYVPRVHNTAKQEDPTRLTASQGARWTGWQSSGLTDINANMLYGPFIWDRSEPMFAMEGHAGPKALAPFRADTLMTGLISWTAHAYYTFHPSHDKANDPIDRTRSGAMTIFRYPRPDLHWYKAEMKEEPFIYIPQDWTAGRDSITVFSNVPEVVLYVNDKEIARKKPSQDTAFIGLHHAPFVFNDVTYEEGTLKAVAANSGGEPVFFVRRTPKKPRRIVLEVDTVGRDFTADGSDILMTYAKVVDENGTVVRDYDDKVQFSVEGDASVIGDSKDINANPMFTEYGVAPALIRAGKVPGTVTIKASAKGLESGMASVQLVPNEPDRMISQAKPIYDFTSTNVDIGANDQLVQFGWEYWLGKEEEASNYEIPGFEEATVRVTTTSGEGIIRWLGEMNVIGKYGFVYGDGLLGIDDKGIQLTFSGLPAGTYRLKTWHHAPQSNSDEMDPNKEKLKHIRILDIPHERSLTIKSDQSEEVVKVTEGKNMQEAQPGIATVYIKVEEGRETVVYINGHEGKGIWLNGFQLSEWFSEY
- a CDS encoding alpha-L-fucosidase; the encoded protein is MTNVIRFVVAVGYMTVLVGCKSSQQEEKKYQPEWSSLQKHPVPEWFEDAKFGIYFHWGPYSVPAHKTEWYSHHMYIEGNPIRKYHEQTYGPLDEFGYKDFIPMFTAENFDAGAWAKLFKKAGAQFAGPVAEHADGFAMWDSKLTTWDAMDMGPHRDIVGEMEKAIREEEMKFIITYHRHWLYSWFPTWDTQVDAGNPKWEGLYGPKVPKGTFVMANTPTDPLPDDAFNQEWLDRLDELMDNYQPDMIWFDNKMDIIGEEYRKQFLANYYNKALEWDREVVCTYKSEDMAEGSAVLDLERSRMSEKKDFPWLTDDSIDWEAWSYIANPRYKSANRIVDFLVDVVSKNGSLLLNIPPTPDGKIPEAVESRLLELGEWLSVNGEAIYGTRPWKIYGEGPQEITEGHLSEHKNPPATSKDIRFTTKDNHLYITVLGWPSDSLAVRSLGKAEGYLDQQISSIQLLGDNQQLSWQRTDEALMIQLPNAKHGNYAHAFKVTFKQ
- a CDS encoding glycoside hydrolase family 28 protein — encoded protein: MKAVLSIYCSFFLCLAAYATDYDVRDHGAIGDGKQLDTKSVQAAIDSCHENGGGRVVIPSGYTVLVGTIFLKSHVTLYIERGAVLLGSPDIADYSEDTHKNMYKNEPHMDRCLIFAKDAENFGIEGNGTIDGNGHPRHFNRKTGRPMLIRFLRCNDITMRAVTLQHPAAWTSAWLYCKNIVVEGITITSRVNHNGDGLDFDGCQNVRVSNSSFDTSDDSICLQASLPDVPCRDITVTNCVFTSKWAGMRIGLLSRGDFESVTVSNCTFRNIQDAGLKIQMNEGGTMKNMVFNNLVMKNVPRPVFMTFAQQKACVDALEEMYPMEAMKGFSFDHLTIDNAEMDKNTCFFITGMPGHPIEDISFSNIHFVHPGGGNEEDANRVDLPEYTLEVLDGWWPEFRLVGTLPASAFYLRHVTGLRLAGINLQVKSPEQRPAVVLEDVRHYQLDGVYQNYDLVNTDKGLEIR